In Primulina eburnea isolate SZY01 chromosome 3, ASM2296580v1, whole genome shotgun sequence, one DNA window encodes the following:
- the LOC140827339 gene encoding LOW QUALITY PROTEIN: lipid phosphate phosphatase epsilon 2, chloroplastic-like (The sequence of the model RefSeq protein was modified relative to this genomic sequence to represent the inferred CDS: substituted 2 bases at 2 genomic stop codons), which produces MQSKWVVSAVFGAIMLWRHDAGSLWALIGAVVNATISTRLKKILNQQRPVSALRSDPGMPSCHSQSFFYTITFLNLSMAELQGISGLTVILSGLFFVFASYFSWLRVSQKAHTVSQVVVGAVLGSIFSILWFWSWNTFVSHPFLPAXXIKFLVVMGLVGYNMTFFRASWSSIM; this is translated from the exons ATGCAGAGCAAATGGGTTGTGTCAGCCGTTTTTGGCGCAATCATGCTGTGGAGACACGATGCGGGATCGTTATGGGCGTTAATCGGTGCAGTCGTCAATGCTACGATATCAACCCGgcttaagaaaattttaaaccaaCAAAGACCGGTTTCTGCATTAAGATCAGACCCTGGGATGCCATCTTGTCATTCACAATCCTTCTTTTACACCATCACATTCCTAAATCTGTCGA TGGCAGAATTGCAAGGAATAAGTGGGCTTACAGTGATTTTAAGTGGGCTTTTCTTTGTGTTTGCTTCCTATTTT TCGTGGCTACGGGTCTCGCAAAAAGCACATACGGTGAGCCAGGTCGTTGTAGGAGCTGTGCTGGGATCCATCTTCTCAATCTTATGGTTCTGGTCTTGGAATACCTTTGTCTCGCACCCGTTCCTCCCTGCCTGATAGATCAAATTTCTTGTTGTTATGGGCTTAGTTGGATATAATATGACCTTTTTCCGTGCTTCTTGGTCCTCGATCATGTAA